In Thermococcus camini, a genomic segment contains:
- the dps gene encoding DNA protection during starvation protein, whose translation MSEHNRRLVEKAGIDVEKLLDMLLRAAAAEFTTYYYYTILRNHAAGMEGETIKEIIEDARLEDRNHFEALVPRIYELGGELPRDIVDFSKMAWCRDAYLPEEPTVENILKVLLEAERCAVGVYTEICKYTFGKDPRTYDLALAILHEEIEHEAWFEELLTGKPSGHFRRTKPGESPFVSKFLR comes from the coding sequence ATGTCTGAACACAACCGGAGACTTGTTGAGAAGGCCGGAATAGACGTGGAAAAACTTCTGGATATGCTGCTAAGGGCTGCAGCAGCGGAGTTTACGACCTATTACTACTACACGATTCTGAGAAACCATGCGGCAGGCATGGAGGGCGAGACAATAAAGGAGATAATCGAAGATGCACGCCTTGAGGACAGGAACCACTTTGAGGCCCTCGTTCCGAGGATTTACGAGCTTGGCGGTGAGCTCCCGAGGGACATCGTTGACTTCTCCAAGATGGCCTGGTGCCGCGACGCTTACCTCCCAGAGGAGCCGACCGTTGAGAACATCCTTAAGGTCCTCCTTGAGGCAGAGCGCTGTGCAGTCGGCGTTTACACTGAGATATGCAAGTACACCTTTGGAAAAGACCCGAGGACGTACGACTTAGCTTTAGCAATACTCCACGAGGAGATAGAGCACGAGGCATGGTTTGAGGAGCTCCTCACCGGCAAGCCGAGCGGCCACTTCAGGAGAACAAAACCCGGAGAGAGCCCCTTCGTCTCGAAGTTCCTGAGGTGA
- a CDS encoding Fur family transcriptional regulator, which yields MWREKALQRLKESGYKLTPQRLKLIEVLEELGPSHPSLTEVLAEIRDDFPTMSFSTLYSNLITLKELKLVELFSLDGETRVELNTEPHINLISGGKVIDLNDHEIIERIREKTGRRVKLVNVILD from the coding sequence ATGTGGAGAGAAAAGGCCCTACAAAGACTCAAGGAGAGTGGTTACAAACTCACGCCCCAGCGCCTCAAGCTTATCGAAGTCCTTGAGGAGCTTGGGCCGTCCCACCCTTCCCTGACTGAAGTGCTGGCTGAAATAAGGGATGATTTTCCAACGATGAGCTTTTCGACGCTTTACTCCAACCTGATAACGTTAAAGGAGCTCAAACTCGTGGAACTCTTCTCATTAGATGGGGAGACGAGGGTTGAGCTTAACACTGAACCCCATATAAACCTGATAAGCGGGGGCAAAGTCATTGACCTCAACGACCACGAGATAATTGAAAGGATAAGGGAGAAAACAGGTAGAAGGGTCAAGCTCGTCAACGTTATCCTCGATTAG
- a CDS encoding DUF835 domain-containing protein: protein MMGDHGMIISPQWLTVALKTAAGVVFLNAYLKSKRKSALFLSLGWISSILVSPPSTSLYPGVECIFTGMAAAFTLTGILTLIEEEGGRRSPRAMHLTLPTLPAVYGVIEASFNGSCTGTYITSGVLLLIAGVIFTELMSTYYRRNATLFGVVLGVSGVASMLHPIAYENGLLTPDVVMYNSLVIATMAAYAYYRVIYSRHFLGFENLVPGHGVDAIAQGAGIMSERDFRELAPRLDGFPVLAFLRNSEPMNGWLSYRISTVQGANVIPPTSMYRITETTNMYLREMEKVGNRGIVIIEAVEFLKLYNDFRSVVKMLATLRDSVLIHGGTLIIVTEKDVWDEGEWNILLRTLE from the coding sequence ATGATGGGGGATCATGGAATGATAATAAGTCCTCAATGGCTAACTGTGGCACTAAAGACAGCGGCCGGTGTCGTGTTTTTGAATGCGTACCTAAAGAGCAAAAGGAAGTCGGCGCTCTTTCTGTCATTAGGATGGATAAGCAGTATTCTAGTATCCCCTCCGAGCACGAGTTTATACCCCGGAGTGGAGTGTATTTTTACTGGGATGGCAGCCGCGTTTACTCTCACAGGCATACTCACCCTGATCGAGGAGGAGGGGGGTAGAAGATCACCCCGTGCAATGCACCTTACCCTCCCCACGCTCCCAGCGGTGTATGGTGTAATTGAGGCATCCTTCAACGGCTCCTGCACTGGAACTTACATCACCAGCGGGGTTCTGCTACTTATAGCAGGGGTCATATTCACCGAGCTCATGTCCACATACTACAGAAGAAACGCAACTTTGTTCGGGGTGGTGCTCGGTGTCTCCGGCGTCGCCAGCATGTTACACCCCATCGCCTACGAGAACGGTCTACTCACACCCGATGTGGTTATGTACAACTCCCTTGTAATAGCCACTATGGCAGCATACGCGTACTACAGGGTTATATACAGCAGGCATTTTCTGGGATTTGAGAACCTTGTTCCCGGTCACGGGGTGGATGCCATCGCCCAAGGCGCCGGTATAATGTCGGAGAGAGACTTCAGGGAGCTCGCACCCCGGCTGGATGGATTTCCAGTACTGGCATTCCTCCGCAATTCAGAGCCAATGAACGGATGGCTAAGCTATCGGATAAGCACAGTCCAGGGAGCCAACGTGATACCCCCGACCTCGATGTACAGGATCACGGAGACCACAAACATGTATCTCAGGGAGATGGAAAAAGTGGGGAACAGAGGGATCGTTATAATAGAAGCAGTAGAATTTCTCAAACTTTACAACGACTTCAGGAGTGTCGTTAAAATGCTTGCAACTCTGAGGGACAGCGTTCTCATCCACGGGGGTACCCTTATCATCGTCACCGAAAAAGACGTCTGGGATGAGGGGGAGTGGAACATCCTTCTGAGAACCCTTGAATAA
- a CDS encoding ferritin family protein — protein sequence MVPPELDEGLPLERIGDFSLEELLGMAIKAEIGARKFYESLAERIEVEALKEKIEWLAGEEGKHEALLRKMYGAMFPGKEVVFPKEHIGPELKPVARELHGVQDIIDLMKWAMKAEEIAAQFYEGIEKIVESEERKRLMRYLSDMERGHYYTLRAEYELLLDWEMYSQMMHVGP from the coding sequence ATGGTTCCACCGGAACTCGATGAGGGGCTTCCCCTCGAAAGGATCGGGGACTTCTCCCTTGAGGAGCTCCTCGGAATGGCCATAAAGGCCGAGATTGGAGCCAGGAAATTCTACGAGAGCCTCGCAGAGAGGATAGAGGTCGAGGCTCTGAAGGAGAAAATAGAGTGGCTCGCAGGTGAAGAGGGCAAGCACGAGGCCCTGCTCAGGAAGATGTACGGGGCAATGTTCCCCGGAAAGGAGGTTGTGTTCCCCAAGGAGCACATAGGACCGGAACTGAAACCCGTCGCCCGCGAACTTCACGGAGTCCAGGACATTATAGACCTCATGAAGTGGGCAATGAAGGCGGAGGAGATAGCCGCACAATTCTATGAAGGGATCGAGAAAATCGTGGAGAGTGAAGAAAGGAAGAGGCTCATGCGCTACCTCAGCGACATGGAGAGGGGGCACTACTACACACTAAGGGCGGAGTACGAGCTCCTCCTCGACTGGGAGATGTACAGCCAGATGATGCACGTTGGCCCGTGA
- a CDS encoding GNAT family N-acetyltransferase, with protein MRIERVDEPLSLKDELVRFVFRVYQETGGAYPALEWVEDKPALDDFEGFREVYEPFLEFRLGKEFDELYVLRDDEWKIAGTVALVYNLRGKDVWWVPDEIKDEKTGLIEFFMVDPSYKGRGYGSQLLEFAIQRLRELGKVPHVITFPGLEAYSYYIKKGFTKVMDYKEFVVLKKA; from the coding sequence ATGAGGATTGAGAGGGTGGATGAGCCGCTTAGCCTTAAGGACGAACTGGTTCGCTTCGTCTTCAGGGTCTACCAGGAGACCGGCGGGGCTTACCCTGCCCTGGAGTGGGTGGAGGACAAGCCGGCCCTTGATGACTTCGAGGGATTCAGAGAAGTTTACGAACCGTTCCTTGAGTTCCGCCTTGGGAAGGAGTTCGACGAGCTCTACGTTCTGAGGGACGATGAATGGAAAATAGCCGGAACGGTGGCTCTCGTCTACAACCTCCGGGGCAAGGACGTCTGGTGGGTGCCGGACGAAATCAAGGACGAGAAGACGGGACTCATCGAGTTCTTCATGGTTGATCCGTCGTACAAAGGCAGGGGATACGGTTCTCAGTTGCTAGAATTTGCCATCCAGCGCCTCAGGGAGCTCGGAAAGGTTCCCCACGTGATAACATTCCCGGGGCTTGAGGCTTATTCATATTATATAAAAAAGGGCTTCACCAAGGTGATGGATTATAAGGAGTTCGTTGTGCTGAAGAAGGCATAA
- a CDS encoding ferritin family protein → MNELQALALALEVEKAELKFYIRLAKKASDERARRMFLFLANEEAGHWQLFEEKFVEKLIEKCELPAVDKAALESLLVEADEEKLSEVDAVKIGMKQERKTWEFYEKAAREAESESVRRVFEELAKVEKAHYELLKAQYDSVMKTGIWMDYQDFSLEVD, encoded by the coding sequence ATGAACGAACTCCAGGCTTTGGCCCTGGCCCTCGAAGTCGAAAAGGCCGAGTTGAAGTTTTACATAAGGCTGGCAAAAAAGGCCAGCGACGAACGGGCTAGAAGGATGTTTCTCTTTCTGGCAAACGAGGAGGCAGGTCACTGGCAGCTGTTCGAGGAAAAGTTCGTCGAGAAACTCATAGAGAAGTGCGAGCTCCCCGCGGTTGACAAGGCCGCCCTTGAGAGCCTCTTGGTGGAGGCCGATGAAGAGAAGCTGAGCGAGGTGGACGCCGTAAAGATAGGAATGAAGCAGGAAAGGAAGACCTGGGAGTTCTATGAGAAGGCCGCGAGGGAAGCGGAAAGCGAGTCAGTGAGGAGGGTCTTTGAAGAGCTGGCAAAGGTTGAGAAGGCCCACTACGAACTCCTGAAAGCCCAGTACGATTCGGTCATGAAGACCGGCATCTGGATGGACTACCAGGACTTCAGCCTTGAGGTGGACTAA
- a CDS encoding ferritin family protein, whose product MLAEKPYLLGREKPLSKREIAQALRWAIEAELDAISFYEQLAELIEDERIKHIFYDVANEEKEHFGEFLAALFEVDKELAKYMKDGFEEVEEETGIKVEL is encoded by the coding sequence ATGCTCGCTGAAAAGCCCTACCTCCTGGGGAGGGAGAAGCCCCTCTCAAAGAGGGAAATAGCCCAGGCCTTACGCTGGGCCATCGAGGCCGAACTCGACGCTATAAGCTTCTACGAACAGCTGGCCGAGCTTATTGAGGATGAAAGGATAAAGCACATCTTCTACGACGTCGCCAACGAGGAGAAGGAGCACTTCGGAGAGTTCCTGGCGGCGCTCTTCGAAGTTGACAAGGAGTTAGCGAAGTACATGAAGGATGGCTTCGAGGAGGTTGAGGAAGAGACCGGCATAAAGGTCGAACTGTGA
- a CDS encoding iron-sulfur cluster assembly protein: MKVYMPGRDWPEHYRAVLEELANITDPVTGGDILDSGVVAGLEVGEDTLKVWLNFESHAEYNITGASAIAYSKIIGDIIERFALVRFQNVYVYDLKNNPVGVFENRKGYTIEDISTERV; the protein is encoded by the coding sequence ATGAAGGTTTACATGCCGGGTAGGGACTGGCCGGAACACTATAGGGCGGTGCTTGAGGAGCTGGCGAACATAACCGACCCAGTCACAGGAGGGGACATCCTGGACTCTGGTGTCGTTGCAGGCCTAGAAGTTGGTGAGGACACGCTGAAGGTCTGGCTCAACTTTGAGAGCCACGCCGAGTACAACATAACCGGCGCGAGTGCGATAGCATACTCAAAGATAATCGGGGACATAATTGAGCGCTTTGCCCTGGTAAGGTTCCAGAACGTCTACGTCTACGACCTTAAGAACAACCCCGTGGGAGTTTTTGAGAACAGGAAAGGCTACACCATTGAGGACATAAGTACCGAGAGGGTCTGA
- a CDS encoding molybdopterin-dependent oxidoreductase has translation MRKDVFAFFVIILLLGGTYLLAGNGRKESKTGDYDSPIEGVIQVTGLVERSYNITYDELSKLPSKEVEAPLYCVGEPGKVRKNGTWKGVPLRTVIEAAKPKSRAYKVALYASDGFTTDFYLDTVREDEDIIIAYEFNGEPITPRIVAPDRWGYKWIKHLTKIELVSYDFKGTWESAGYPDDAYITDGSSPGR, from the coding sequence ATGAGAAAGGACGTTTTCGCATTTTTTGTAATCATACTCCTCCTTGGCGGGACGTATCTTTTGGCCGGAAACGGAAGAAAGGAATCGAAAACCGGGGATTACGACTCTCCGATTGAAGGGGTTATTCAGGTCACGGGGCTCGTTGAAAGGTCCTACAACATCACCTACGATGAGCTCTCAAAGCTCCCCTCAAAGGAGGTAGAGGCACCGCTCTACTGCGTCGGCGAACCCGGGAAGGTCAGAAAGAACGGGACGTGGAAGGGCGTCCCTTTGAGGACAGTTATTGAAGCGGCAAAGCCCAAGAGCAGGGCATACAAGGTGGCCCTCTACGCCAGCGACGGTTTTACGACGGACTTCTACCTAGACACTGTAAGGGAGGACGAAGACATAATCATAGCATATGAGTTCAACGGCGAGCCGATAACCCCGAGAATAGTCGCTCCGGACAGGTGGGGCTACAAGTGGATAAAGCACCTGACGAAAATCGAGCTCGTAAGCTACGACTTCAAGGGCACGTGGGAAAGCGCCGGCTATCCTGACGACGCTTATATCACCGATGGCTCGTCCCCTGGCAGGTGA
- a CDS encoding iron-sulfur cluster assembly protein, protein MSLFDVFTRKQTLSGPREDLPPDVKNVVRILRKVKDPETGLDIVDEGLLYGITVKGRSVELFLLMARSTPECHFCQMLAINLQNKILSDIVEVLKQEGFNKIRVYNEIGLLLAEG, encoded by the coding sequence TTGAGCCTCTTTGACGTTTTTACACGGAAACAGACGCTATCCGGGCCAAGGGAAGACCTGCCCCCCGATGTCAAGAACGTGGTTCGAATCCTGCGGAAAGTGAAAGACCCGGAGACTGGACTGGACATCGTAGATGAGGGACTTCTCTATGGTATTACGGTCAAAGGTCGGAGTGTCGAGCTGTTTCTTCTGATGGCCCGATCAACACCTGAATGTCACTTCTGTCAGATGCTGGCCATAAACCTTCAGAACAAGATCTTAAGTGACATAGTTGAAGTCCTAAAGCAGGAAGGGTTTAATAAGATAAGAGTATACAATGAAATTGGACTGTTGCTAGCGGAGGGATGA
- a CDS encoding ABC transporter ATP-binding protein, which translates to MSAVIEARDLHKYFGPIKALQGVTVEVPEGLTLILGPNGGGKSTFMKVALGLYKPTKGTVKLLGKDPWRHSEVRRSIGVAFDPGRFPKLTTGREWLEFIARTRGANPDDVEKAAGLFGIEDALDRRIEGYSSGMLKRLSLAQAFVGEPAVVFLDEPLANVDFESVAEIVQVIGKWKGKGRSFVIISHIWEPFEGLADYGVVISGGKVYLKGEFRDIADDVAGMFRPPEIKNGNPG; encoded by the coding sequence ATGAGCGCGGTAATCGAGGCAAGGGATCTTCACAAGTATTTTGGGCCGATAAAAGCCCTGCAGGGAGTCACCGTCGAGGTACCCGAGGGCCTGACGCTGATCCTCGGGCCCAACGGTGGTGGAAAGAGCACCTTCATGAAGGTCGCACTGGGTCTCTACAAGCCGACTAAGGGAACCGTGAAGCTCCTCGGAAAGGATCCCTGGAGACATTCAGAGGTAAGGCGGAGCATCGGCGTGGCCTTCGACCCCGGGAGGTTCCCGAAGCTGACTACCGGAAGGGAGTGGCTTGAGTTCATTGCACGGACGCGGGGAGCGAACCCGGACGATGTTGAAAAGGCCGCCGGGCTCTTCGGTATCGAGGACGCCCTCGACAGGCGCATAGAGGGCTACTCTTCGGGAATGCTGAAGAGGCTGAGCCTTGCCCAGGCCTTCGTGGGAGAGCCAGCGGTTGTGTTCCTCGACGAGCCCCTGGCCAACGTGGACTTCGAGAGCGTCGCCGAAATCGTGCAGGTCATAGGAAAATGGAAGGGAAAGGGCAGGAGCTTCGTCATTATAAGCCACATATGGGAGCCCTTTGAAGGGCTGGCCGACTACGGGGTGGTCATCAGCGGTGGAAAGGTCTATCTTAAGGGGGAGTTCAGGGATATAGCCGATGACGTGGCCGGAATGTTCCGACCGCCGGAGATTAAGAACGGCAACCCCGGCTGA
- a CDS encoding ferritin family protein — translation MCMGEPLVKRAYETEKKAAASYTDGLGLIRGQGLRYTKVEEVVGRIAVDTIIHKHLMEAILEAQKELEKLAGEGPISEVKDVELAPEQRALVKRFAEMHLEIEKDMIETYQKMAEKMTHPLFKGLAEALVENEKEHHRILAELIAKYGE, via the coding sequence ATGTGCATGGGTGAACCCCTTGTTAAGCGGGCGTATGAAACCGAGAAAAAGGCCGCCGCGAGCTATACCGATGGTCTCGGCCTCATAAGGGGGCAGGGTCTGAGGTACACCAAGGTCGAGGAAGTCGTCGGCAGGATAGCCGTCGACACGATAATCCACAAGCACCTCATGGAGGCCATACTGGAAGCCCAGAAGGAGCTGGAGAAGCTCGCAGGTGAGGGGCCGATATCCGAGGTCAAGGATGTCGAGCTCGCGCCGGAGCAGAGGGCCCTGGTCAAGCGCTTTGCCGAGATGCATCTGGAGATTGAGAAGGACATGATAGAGACCTACCAGAAGATGGCCGAGAAGATGACGCACCCGCTCTTCAAGGGCCTCGCGGAGGCATTGGTTGAGAACGAGAAGGAGCACCACAGGATTCTGGCCGAGCTGATAGCGAAGTACGGGGAATGA